The Lachnospiraceae bacterium oral taxon 500 genome window below encodes:
- a CDS encoding class II fructose-bisphosphate aldolase gives MPVVNYKQYQAMLEKARKNHFAYPAINVVNLEGANAALKAFSEAKSDGIIQVSIGGGAHASGSCVKDTVLGAISIAEHVHRVAERYDVNIALHTDHCVSSKLDSFVLPLIEETEKRRASGRPNLFSSHMFDGSDISLEENIKISKELLARCTKNEIILEIEVGVFGGEEDGMDNSGVHKDKLYTTPEDMIAMYEALSPISDFYMLAATFGNTHGVYKPGNVVLKPKILSAGRDALLAKFGEKARPYFVFHGGSGSELADIHETLEYGVVKMNIDTDTQYAFTRPIVDHMFRNYDEVLKVEGEVGNKKKYDPRVYLKAAEAGMADRIKEACDVLRSSGHTMFGK, from the coding sequence ATGCCAGTTGTAAATTATAAACAATATCAAGCAATGCTGGAAAAAGCCAGAAAGAATCATTTTGCTTATCCGGCAATCAACGTAGTTAATCTGGAAGGTGCTAATGCTGCATTAAAGGCGTTTTCAGAAGCAAAATCGGACGGTATCATTCAAGTTTCCATCGGCGGCGGTGCACATGCTTCCGGCTCCTGTGTCAAGGATACGGTGCTGGGTGCCATCTCGATTGCCGAGCATGTTCACCGGGTGGCGGAGCGCTATGACGTTAATATTGCACTGCATACGGACCACTGCGTCAGCAGTAAGCTGGATTCCTTTGTCCTGCCCCTGATTGAAGAAACGGAAAAACGCCGGGCAAGCGGTCGGCCCAATTTGTTCAGCAGCCATATGTTTGACGGCTCGGATATTTCTTTAGAGGAAAATATCAAGATTTCCAAGGAATTACTCGCGCGCTGCACCAAGAACGAAATTATTTTGGAGATTGAAGTCGGTGTCTTCGGCGGTGAAGAGGACGGCATGGACAATTCCGGTGTCCACAAGGATAAGCTGTATACTACGCCGGAAGATATGATTGCCATGTATGAGGCGCTTAGCCCGATTTCGGACTTTTATATGCTGGCGGCTACTTTTGGCAACACTCACGGCGTTTATAAGCCAGGCAATGTGGTTTTGAAGCCGAAAATTTTGTCAGCCGGCCGGGATGCACTGCTGGCTAAGTTTGGAGAAAAGGCACGGCCGTATTTTGTATTTCACGGCGGTTCCGGTTCGGAGCTGGCTGATATTCATGAAACATTGGAGTACGGCGTGGTGAAGATGAATATTGATACCGATACGCAATACGCCTTTACCCGGCCGATTGTTGACCATATGTTCCGTAACTACGATGAAGTGCTGAAGGTAGAAGGCGAAGTCGGCAACAAGAAAAAGTACGATCCCCGTGTTTACCTGAAAGCGGCCGAAGCCGGTATGGCCGATCGGATTAAGGAAGCCTGTGATGTTCTGCGTTCATCCGGGCACACGATGTTTGGCAAATAA
- a CDS encoding ribose-phosphate pyrophosphokinase (catalyzes the formation of 5-phospho-alpha-D-ribose 1-phosphate from D-ribose 5-phosphate and ATP), producing the protein MSSHGQYMDKIKIFSGNANRSLAEKIAHYLGMELSAAEVGQFSDGETFIKIGEMVRGVDCFIINPTSYPVNDHLMELLIMIDALHRASAGRITAVMPYYGYARQDRKARARDPISARLVADLLQAAGADRVLTMDLHSSQIQGFFSIPMDHMYARPLLAEYYSKKIQGRENEYVMVSPDVGSVKRTRALATELNVPIAIIDKRRPEPNVSEVMNIIGEVKDKNVIIVDDMIDTAGTIVNAAQALKDQGAKRVLACCTHPVLSGQAIERIQNSVIEELLALDTIELPEEKRIPKIRQLTAAEVLGNAILNIHDNRSVSQLFNYRHVD; encoded by the coding sequence ATGAGCAGTCATGGCCAGTACATGGATAAGATAAAGATCTTTTCCGGCAATGCCAATCGCAGCTTAGCAGAAAAGATTGCCCATTATTTGGGTATGGAGCTGTCTGCAGCTGAGGTTGGTCAGTTCAGTGACGGGGAAACCTTTATCAAGATCGGAGAAATGGTGCGGGGTGTGGATTGTTTTATTATCAATCCGACTTCTTATCCGGTCAATGATCATCTGATGGAATTACTGATTATGATCGACGCACTGCATAGGGCGTCTGCCGGCCGGATTACGGCGGTTATGCCCTATTACGGCTACGCCCGGCAAGACCGAAAGGCGAGGGCCAGAGACCCGATTTCGGCCAGACTGGTGGCTGACCTGTTACAGGCGGCGGGTGCGGACCGCGTGCTGACGATGGATTTGCATTCTTCTCAAATCCAGGGATTTTTTTCAATCCCGATGGATCATATGTATGCCCGGCCGTTGCTAGCGGAATATTACTCGAAGAAGATTCAGGGCAGGGAAAACGAATATGTGATGGTGTCGCCCGATGTCGGTTCCGTGAAGCGGACCAGGGCGCTGGCGACGGAACTGAACGTGCCGATCGCCATTATTGATAAGCGTCGGCCGGAACCGAATGTCAGCGAAGTGATGAACATTATCGGTGAAGTTAAGGACAAGAATGTCATTATTGTCGATGATATGATTGATACCGCCGGTACGATTGTCAATGCCGCGCAGGCGTTGAAAGACCAGGGTGCAAAACGGGTTCTGGCCTGTTGTACGCATCCGGTCTTATCCGGCCAGGCGATTGAAAGGATTCAGAACTCCGTTATTGAAGAGCTTTTGGCATTAGATACGATTGAGCTGCCGGAGGAGAAGCGGATACCTAAGATTCGCCAGCTGACTGCGGCGGAAGTGCTCGGAAACGCTATTTTAAACATTCATGACAACCGCTCGGTGTCGCAGCTCTTTAATTATCGGCATGTAGACTAA
- a CDS encoding type II toxin-antitoxin system antitoxin, RelB/DinJ family, with protein sequence MMENVNVTIEMDKEMKQQADELFQDLGLNLSSAVIIFIKQALREQAIPFVVSKNMPNAETIEAIEETRSMYNVPNKKTYAAFRDFMKEMENEEI encoded by the coding sequence ATGATGGAGAATGTAAATGTTACCATTGAGATGGATAAAGAAATGAAGCAGCAGGCAGACGAGTTATTTCAAGATTTAGGTTTAAATTTATCCAGCGCTGTCATCATTTTTATAAAACAGGCGCTCAGAGAACAGGCGATTCCTTTTGTAGTATCAAAAAATATGCCTAATGCAGAAACGATAGAAGCGATTGAAGAAACAAGAAGTATGTATAATGTCCCTAATAAAAAAACGTATGCTGCGTTTCGAGATTTTATGAAAGAGATGGAAAATGAAGAAATATAA
- a CDS encoding undecaprenyldiphospho-muramoylpentapeptide beta-N-acetylglucosaminyltransferase produces the protein MKKIVFTGGGTAGHVSPNIALIQKLKSLYPAEELEISYIGGKVGIEKEMLQPENIAYYGISCGKLRRYRSLKNLTDPFRVLAGFFQALRLLHRSRPDLLFSKGGFVAVPPVLAAFFCRIPVIIHESDYSPGLATKISAKVANRICLTFEDTLRCFPAKKAVWTGTPIRRRLHAGNAAAGYALTGFRPEKPVVLVMGGSQGSQAINQALLSALPELTKSLQIVHLAGKGNAAAMPKEQKGYVCYDFLSGELADVLAITDFVISRAGSNAIFEFLSLKKPMLLIPLPLSASRGDQLLNAEYFQKRGYALTLPQEELSTDRLIAAISDLQAKQADFAAAMQTSPDGTDAVLAEIEKYL, from the coding sequence ATGAAAAAAATCGTTTTTACCGGCGGCGGCACCGCCGGGCATGTATCCCCCAATATTGCTTTGATTCAAAAGCTGAAAAGCCTTTATCCGGCAGAAGAACTGGAAATTTCGTATATCGGCGGCAAAGTCGGAATTGAAAAAGAAATGCTGCAGCCGGAAAATATAGCCTATTACGGCATTTCGTGCGGCAAGCTGCGGCGCTACCGCAGCCTGAAAAACCTAACCGATCCGTTTCGGGTACTGGCCGGCTTTTTTCAGGCGCTTCGCCTGCTGCACCGAAGCAGGCCCGATCTCCTTTTTTCCAAAGGCGGCTTCGTCGCGGTTCCGCCGGTGCTGGCTGCATTTTTTTGCCGGATTCCGGTCATCATTCATGAATCGGATTATTCACCGGGATTGGCAACCAAGATTTCAGCCAAAGTTGCCAACCGGATTTGCCTGACCTTTGAAGATACGCTCCGCTGCTTTCCTGCTAAAAAGGCCGTATGGACCGGAACGCCCATTCGCCGCCGGCTGCATGCCGGCAATGCCGCCGCCGGTTATGCTCTGACCGGCTTTCGCCCTGAAAAGCCGGTTGTTTTAGTGATGGGCGGCTCGCAGGGCTCACAGGCCATCAATCAAGCGCTTCTATCCGCCTTGCCGGAACTGACCAAGAGCCTGCAAATCGTCCACTTGGCCGGCAAGGGCAATGCCGCTGCTATGCCAAAAGAACAGAAGGGTTATGTCTGCTATGATTTCTTGTCTGGCGAGCTGGCTGATGTACTGGCCATTACCGATTTTGTGATTTCGCGGGCCGGCTCAAATGCGATTTTTGAGTTTTTAAGCCTGAAAAAGCCGATGCTGCTCATCCCGCTGCCACTTTCGGCCAGCCGCGGCGATCAGCTTTTAAACGCCGAATATTTTCAAAAAAGAGGCTACGCCTTAACGCTTCCCCAAGAAGAACTCAGCACCGACCGCCTAATTGCTGCCATTAGTGACCTGCAGGCCAAGCAGGCGGATTTTGCCGCCGCAATGCAGACCTCACCCGACGGAACCGACGCGGTACTGGCTGAAATTGAAAAATATTTATGA
- a CDS encoding DNA replication protein DnaC: MNLREKYLQEALKELAERRQRNQRITDQRHEQIRKELPEIAALRRRLAERTAALVQETMDSPQKKAEFTEELAALQRQTADRTAALLQTHALPADFMEPVYDCPDCRDTGFLPDQSACACLKKAFIKRAYQQSNLILTLKRHNFAAFSFTVYDEATDPEYGISPRENMRTILDVCRRFAADFGTGSRNLLLHGPSGLGKSFLCSCIAKEVLDNGFSVIYLSAPEFFGFFEKYHFHHGEETVDYDFLESLYECDLLILDDLGTEVISSVTQSDLFQTINRRINEQKCTVISTNFSISQLSQVYSERITSRILGEYEPLLFFGSDIRKRRYMQ, translated from the coding sequence ATGAACTTACGCGAAAAATATTTACAGGAAGCCCTAAAGGAACTGGCCGAACGACGACAGCGCAATCAACGCATCACGGATCAGCGGCATGAACAGATTCGGAAAGAACTTCCGGAAATAGCAGCCTTACGCCGCCGGTTAGCCGAGCGAACTGCCGCACTGGTTCAGGAAACAATGGATTCGCCTCAAAAAAAAGCGGAATTTACCGAAGAATTAGCCGCCTTACAGCGCCAAACCGCTGACCGCACGGCTGCTCTTTTGCAGACGCATGCGCTGCCGGCCGATTTTATGGAACCGGTTTATGATTGTCCCGATTGCCGGGATACCGGCTTTTTACCGGATCAAAGCGCCTGTGCCTGCCTGAAAAAAGCCTTTATCAAGCGGGCCTACCAGCAGTCGAATTTAATCCTGACCCTAAAACGCCATAACTTTGCGGCCTTTTCCTTTACCGTTTATGATGAGGCGACCGACCCGGAATACGGCATCAGTCCGCGGGAGAATATGCGGACAATTCTTGACGTCTGCCGCCGGTTCGCCGCTGATTTCGGAACAGGAAGCCGCAATCTTTTGCTGCACGGCCCTTCCGGTCTCGGCAAGAGCTTTTTGTGCAGCTGCATTGCCAAAGAAGTTTTAGACAATGGCTTTTCTGTGATTTATTTGTCCGCTCCCGAATTTTTCGGCTTTTTTGAAAAATATCATTTTCACCACGGCGAGGAAACGGTTGATTACGACTTTTTGGAATCTTTATATGAATGTGATTTGCTGATTCTAGATGATTTGGGTACAGAAGTGATTTCCAGCGTGACCCAGTCCGACCTTTTTCAAACCATCAACCGGCGGATTAACGAGCAAAAATGTACGGTTATTTCCACCAATTTCTCAATCAGTCAGTTGTCCCAGGTTTACTCCGAGCGTATTACCTCCCGGATTTTAGGCGAATATGAGCCGCTTCTGTTCTTCGGCAGCGACATCCGCAAACGGAGATATATGCAATAA
- a CDS encoding pH regulation protein F, with amino-acid sequence MLNLFLLGLVISSLFHLGKIIKGPSIWDRLLGFNLFSVHIVLIILFYSVRTGLYYLIDIALVYALLGFISVMFIARYIDKDKGGNV; translated from the coding sequence ATGCTTAATTTATTTCTGCTGGGACTGGTTATTTCCAGCCTGTTTCATTTAGGCAAGATCATCAAAGGGCCCTCGATTTGGGACCGGCTGCTGGGTTTTAATCTTTTTTCGGTGCATATTGTTTTGATTATTTTGTTTTATTCCGTCCGGACCGGACTTTATTATCTGATTGATATTGCTCTGGTCTACGCGCTGTTAGGATTTATTTCCGTTATGTTTATCGCCCGGTATATCGACAAGGATAAAGGAGGAAATGTATAA
- a CDS encoding type II toxin-antitoxin system mRNA interferase toxin, RelE/StbE family codes for MKKYKIFPSNKFKKDYKLAEKRGYDLNLLERVVTTISEGKILDKKYKDHTLSGKYEGCRECHIAPDWLLIYELREEELILYLMRTGTHSDLFV; via the coding sequence ATGAAGAAATATAAAATTTTTCCGTCAAATAAATTTAAAAAAGACTATAAATTAGCTGAAAAGCGAGGATATGATTTAAACTTGCTCGAGAGGGTGGTTACGACGATTTCCGAGGGCAAAATATTGGATAAAAAATATAAAGACCATACCTTATCAGGAAAATATGAAGGTTGTAGGGAATGTCATATTGCTCCGGACTGGCTTTTGATTTATGAATTAAGGGAAGAAGAACTGATACTGTATTTAATGCGCACAGGTACGCATAGCGATTTATTTGTATGA
- a CDS encoding sodium:proton antiporter, whose product MGMIIAFLLFFIGIYGLIARRNIVKSIISFAIMQSAIILYFLSAHHQNGAIPPMLETGAALPSMADPLPQALMIASIVIGVSITAVGLTMFMSLYYHYGTTNWAKVALKRKEEKE is encoded by the coding sequence ATGGGCATGATTATTGCTTTTTTATTATTTTTTATCGGTATTTACGGTTTGATTGCCCGGCGCAATATCGTAAAATCCATTATTTCCTTTGCTATCATGCAGTCGGCGATTATTCTTTATTTTTTAAGCGCCCATCATCAAAACGGTGCGATTCCGCCGATGCTTGAGACAGGCGCAGCGCTTCCTTCCATGGCTGACCCGCTGCCGCAGGCACTGATGATTGCTTCCATCGTCATCGGCGTCTCCATCACTGCCGTTGGCCTGACCATGTTTATGAGCCTATATTATCACTACGGGACAACCAACTGGGCAAAAGTCGCCTTAAAGCGGAAGGAGGAAAAAGAATGA
- a CDS encoding septation protein SpoVG, with protein MEITDIRIRKIDKDGKMKAIVSITFDNAFVVHDIKVIEGKKGLFIAMPSRRALDNEFKDIAHPINPETRNQLQEMVLAKYQETLKQEEAVEVASYAG; from the coding sequence ATGGAAATTACGGATATTAGAATACGAAAGATAGACAAAGACGGAAAAATGAAAGCGATCGTGTCGATTACTTTTGATAACGCTTTCGTAGTGCATGACATCAAGGTGATAGAGGGGAAAAAGGGGCTTTTTATTGCTATGCCCAGCCGGAGAGCGTTGGACAATGAGTTTAAGGACATCGCACATCCGATTAATCCGGAAACCAGAAACCAGTTGCAGGAGATGGTTTTAGCCAAATACCAGGAAACTCTGAAACAGGAAGAGGCTGTAGAAGTCGCCTCTTACGCCGGATAA
- a CDS encoding asparagine--tRNA ligase, with amino-acid sequence MKMDLVKDIFLEPEKYIDREVTIGGWVRSIRANNNFGFVVLNDGTTLQTIQIVVGAELPNYQEITRQNVGAALIVTGKLIATPEAKQPFEVQAASALVEGESTPDYPLQKKRHSFEFLRSLEHLRMRTNTFMAVFRVRSLMAFAIHKFFMERGFVYVHTPIITGSDAEGAGDMFRVTTLPIDNPPMENGKVNMKEDFFGKPVNLTVSGQLNVEPYAQAFRNVYTFGPTFRAERSNTTRHAAEFWMIEPEMAFADLNDNMEVAEAMIKFIIRDLLENAPEEMKFFNEYVDKGLLERLNLVAGSEFGRVTYTEAVKLLQESKESFEYPVYWGCDLQTEHERYLTEKIFKRPVFVTDYPKEIKAFYMKLNEDGKTVAAADLLVPAIGEIIGGSQREDDYDELLRRIREKGLNEEEYGWYLELRKYGSTRHAGYGLGFERMLMYVTGMSNIRDVIPYPRTTGYCL; translated from the coding sequence ATGAAGATGGATTTGGTAAAGGATATTTTTTTAGAGCCGGAAAAGTATATTGACCGGGAAGTAACCATCGGCGGCTGGGTGCGCAGTATTAGAGCCAATAATAACTTTGGCTTTGTCGTCTTAAACGACGGTACCACCCTGCAGACAATTCAGATTGTGGTCGGTGCGGAGCTTCCTAATTATCAGGAAATTACCCGGCAAAACGTCGGCGCGGCTCTTATTGTCACCGGTAAACTGATCGCTACCCCGGAGGCGAAGCAGCCCTTTGAAGTGCAGGCGGCAAGCGCCCTGGTGGAAGGCGAATCCACGCCGGATTATCCTTTGCAGAAGAAGCGGCACAGCTTTGAGTTTTTAAGAAGCCTGGAGCATTTGCGGATGCGGACCAATACCTTTATGGCAGTCTTTCGGGTGCGCTCGCTGATGGCTTTTGCCATTCATAAGTTTTTCATGGAGCGGGGCTTTGTTTATGTCCATACGCCAATTATCACCGGAAGTGATGCCGAAGGAGCGGGCGATATGTTCCGGGTCACCACCCTGCCGATTGATAATCCGCCGATGGAAAACGGCAAGGTCAATATGAAAGAGGACTTTTTCGGTAAGCCCGTTAATTTGACGGTCAGCGGTCAGTTAAATGTTGAGCCTTATGCGCAGGCTTTCCGCAATGTTTATACCTTTGGCCCGACTTTCCGGGCCGAGCGCTCCAACACCACCCGGCATGCCGCCGAGTTTTGGATGATTGAGCCGGAAATGGCATTTGCCGATTTAAATGACAACATGGAAGTAGCGGAGGCGATGATTAAGTTTATTATCCGCGATTTACTGGAAAATGCGCCGGAGGAAATGAAGTTCTTCAACGAATATGTTGATAAGGGCTTGCTGGAAAGACTGAATCTGGTGGCTGGCAGCGAGTTTGGCCGCGTTACTTATACCGAGGCGGTTAAACTGTTGCAGGAAAGCAAAGAAAGCTTTGAATATCCGGTTTATTGGGGCTGTGATTTGCAGACCGAGCACGAGCGTTATTTGACGGAAAAGATTTTCAAGCGACCGGTGTTTGTAACCGATTATCCGAAAGAGATTAAGGCCTTTTACATGAAGCTGAATGAGGACGGCAAAACCGTAGCGGCGGCAGATTTGCTGGTTCCGGCCATCGGTGAGATTATCGGCGGCAGCCAGAGAGAGGATGATTATGACGAACTGCTGCGCCGGATTCGGGAAAAGGGCTTAAATGAGGAAGAATACGGCTGGTATTTAGAACTGCGCAAATACGGCAGCACGCGCCATGCCGGCTATGGCCTTGGCTTTGAGCGGATGTTGATGTATGTGACCGGCATGAGCAATATCAGAGACGTAATCCCCTATCCGCGGACGACCGGCTATTGCCTGTAA
- a CDS encoding pur operon repressor: MRLIRKEQSDRLSFMIGRLSRGVETSVHCFLKTGVSWMQEGRRIIKLNTKTADSKTASEKLPKPIRYSFILKELSENPYRQFRLQYFADKWNTSKSTISEDLAEIERYLQTAREGKLLTTAGAAGGVMFQPYFGPEDLQRLKEELCRRLQDTDRIIVGDLLYMNDLFYDPNLLEKMSKGILSYYDLSTIDYVATIETKGIPLATRIAGLANKPLVIIRKRTVLTEGTSLYKNYTDSSSGQIKTLTVSLKAVHRGSRVLFVDDFMRAGGTANAVKDLLKELDTELAGIAVVMVTGAPRQRAIDNYQALVEYDGVRDGKIRITPR; the protein is encoded by the coding sequence TTGCGTTTGATACGCAAAGAACAAAGCGATCGGCTTTCTTTTATGATTGGGCGTTTGAGCCGGGGGGTTGAAACGTCTGTTCATTGTTTCCTAAAAACCGGAGTATCATGGATGCAAGAAGGGAGGCGGATAATAAAATTGAACACAAAGACAGCAGATAGCAAAACGGCGTCAGAAAAATTACCCAAACCGATTCGCTACAGTTTTATTCTTAAAGAACTATCAGAAAATCCGTATCGTCAATTTCGCCTGCAATATTTTGCTGACAAATGGAACACGTCCAAGTCGACCATCAGTGAGGATTTGGCTGAGATTGAACGCTATTTGCAGACAGCCAGAGAAGGAAAACTTCTGACCACGGCCGGAGCGGCCGGCGGAGTAATGTTTCAGCCCTATTTCGGCCCGGAAGATTTACAAAGGCTCAAAGAGGAACTGTGTCGGCGATTACAGGATACGGACAGGATTATCGTGGGCGATCTATTGTACATGAATGACCTTTTTTATGACCCCAATCTTTTGGAGAAAATGAGCAAAGGCATTCTTTCCTACTATGATTTGTCGACGATCGATTATGTTGCAACCATTGAAACCAAAGGAATTCCGTTGGCCACCAGAATAGCCGGACTGGCTAATAAACCGTTAGTTATTATCCGAAAAAGAACGGTTCTGACCGAAGGTACCTCCCTTTATAAAAATTATACGGACAGCAGCAGCGGCCAGATCAAAACCTTGACTGTGTCGCTTAAGGCCGTGCATCGGGGAAGCCGGGTACTGTTTGTCGATGATTTTATGCGGGCGGGCGGAACAGCAAATGCAGTTAAGGATTTACTGAAGGAATTAGATACCGAATTAGCAGGAATTGCGGTGGTGATGGTAACGGGAGCGCCCAGGCAAAGGGCGATTGATAATTATCAGGCACTGGTTGAGTATGATGGTGTAAGGGACGGGAAGATACGAATTACCCCCAGATGA
- a CDS encoding sodium:proton antiporter: MNTSSKIVNNTLDLIYPAIMMFGLYIIFNGHLRAGGGFQGGAVLAGAFIVRFFADSSLPLSLARLNRLEKVFYLLLVLSAVFYSFLLLGVFPPAVKTAYLMGMNLLIGAKVFCGLTIIFFRFTLFEAN; encoded by the coding sequence ATGAACACATCCTCTAAAATTGTCAACAATACGCTTGATTTGATTTATCCGGCCATTATGATGTTTGGGCTGTATATTATTTTTAACGGCCATCTCCGTGCCGGCGGCGGCTTTCAGGGCGGAGCGGTCTTAGCCGGCGCCTTTATCGTCCGTTTTTTCGCCGACAGCTCGCTGCCGCTTTCCCTGGCGCGCTTAAACCGTCTGGAAAAGGTGTTTTATCTCTTGCTGGTGCTTTCGGCGGTGTTTTATTCCTTTTTGCTTTTGGGCGTTTTCCCGCCGGCCGTAAAAACCGCTTATTTAATGGGCATGAATCTATTAATCGGCGCCAAAGTCTTTTGCGGATTGACCATCATTTTCTTCCGCTTTACGCTGTTTGAAGCAAACTAG
- the murC gene encoding UDP-N-acetylmuramate--L-alanine ligase translates to MLDSHPLELKKLKHVHFIGIGGISMSALAMMLKNQNISVSGSDFHVSPTTQYLSEQGVTVAFGHNPDNIPPETDLVVYTAAIAGDNPEYLAAQKRGIPEISRAKLLGRIMQEYAKSIAVSGTHGKTTVTSMLSHILLAADTDPTITVGAYLNKLAANYRIGNSEYFLLEACEYCNSFHNFFPAVSIILNISEDHLDFFKDLKAIQASFHQFGLNTKDVIILHSSLLAVPALTEGWTQKLISFAEGGDYHAENLRYQTDGTPEFDAFYRDRLLGHIQLSVFGRHNVSNALAAIAAADTLGIPFTAVQNGLAEFHGADRRFQKKGCFAGIDVYDDYAHHPEEIAATLQAAEKLPHKRLWLIFQPHTYSRTKLLFDDFVSVLQKPDFLILADIYAAREKNTYGIHSKDLADAISVHNPNAYYLESFDEIENFVLEHAEPGDLLITMGAGDIYFVGEALLSF, encoded by the coding sequence ATGCTGGACTCTCATCCGCTCGAACTTAAAAAACTAAAACATGTGCATTTTATCGGCATTGGCGGCATCAGTATGTCGGCGCTGGCCATGATGCTGAAAAACCAAAATATTTCGGTTTCCGGCTCGGACTTTCATGTCAGCCCGACAACCCAGTACCTGTCGGAACAGGGCGTGACTGTTGCTTTCGGCCACAACCCGGACAATATTCCGCCGGAGACGGATCTGGTCGTTTATACGGCGGCTATCGCCGGCGACAATCCTGAATATCTGGCCGCCCAAAAGCGGGGCATTCCCGAAATCTCACGAGCCAAATTATTGGGCCGGATCATGCAGGAATACGCCAAGTCAATCGCCGTTTCCGGAACGCATGGCAAAACCACGGTTACCTCCATGCTCAGCCATATTTTGCTGGCCGCCGATACTGATCCGACCATTACCGTCGGTGCATACTTAAATAAGCTGGCCGCTAATTACCGGATCGGTAATTCCGAGTATTTTCTGCTGGAAGCCTGCGAATACTGCAACAGCTTTCATAATTTTTTCCCGGCGGTATCCATCATTTTAAATATCTCCGAGGATCATCTTGACTTTTTTAAGGATTTAAAAGCCATTCAGGCTTCTTTTCATCAGTTTGGCCTGAATACGAAGGATGTGATTATTCTGCATTCTTCCCTGCTGGCCGTACCGGCTTTGACTGAGGGCTGGACGCAAAAGCTGATCAGCTTTGCTGAGGGTGGAGACTACCATGCCGAAAACCTCCGCTACCAGACGGACGGCACGCCGGAATTTGACGCTTTTTACCGGGATCGGCTGCTGGGGCATATTCAGCTGTCGGTATTTGGCAGGCATAATGTGTCCAACGCGCTGGCTGCCATCGCCGCCGCCGATACACTGGGGATTCCTTTTACCGCCGTCCAAAACGGCTTAGCCGAGTTTCACGGTGCCGACCGGCGCTTTCAGAAAAAAGGCTGCTTTGCCGGAATCGACGTGTACGACGATTATGCTCACCATCCGGAGGAAATCGCCGCCACCTTGCAGGCTGCCGAAAAGCTGCCGCATAAAAGGCTGTGGCTGATTTTTCAGCCGCATACCTATTCCCGGACCAAGCTCCTGTTCGATGACTTTGTTTCGGTTTTGCAAAAACCGGACTTCCTGATTTTAGCCGATATTTATGCCGCCCGTGAAAAAAATACTTACGGCATCCATTCCAAAGATTTGGCGGACGCTATTTCTGTTCATAATCCGAACGCTTATTATTTGGAATCTTTTGACGAAATCGAAAACTTTGTGCTGGAACACGCTGAGCCTGGCGACTTGTTGATAACCATGGGCGCGGGAGACATTTATTTTGTTGGCGAAGCACTGTTATCCTTTTAG